GATTTAGGCCTACCGCCTGATGCTGCAAATGCATCAGAAGGGTTAGCGGCATTAGATGAAATATTGCGTATAGCGCCGCATACTAAAGTAATTGTTATTACTGGCAATGATGATCGAGAAAATGCCCTTAAAGCGATTTCAATGGGAGCATATGATTTTTATCAAAAGCCGATAGAGCCAGAAGTTATTAACGTGATTGTTGCTCGCGCATTTAGTGTGGCGTCGATAGAAGAAGAAAACCGTCTAATGCGGGCTGTTGGTGGTAATGACATTGGTATTGTTGGCAATAGCAGCAGTATTGAACGATTACGTACCATGGTTAAACGTATCGCTCCAACGCAAATTACGGCCTTATTATTAGGTGAAAGTGGTACCGGTAAAGAAGTCACCGCCAACGCGATACATATTGCTAGCGAACGTAGCAAAAAGCCTTTTATTGCGATTAACTGTGCGTCAATTCCTGAAACACTCCTAGAAAGCGAGTTGTTTGGTTTTGAAAAAGGAGCTTTTACTGGAGCAGTACGCACCACAAAAGGTAAAATTGAATGTGCAGAAGGCGGCACCCTCTTTTTAGACGAAATTGGTGACATGCCCTTTAACTTGCAAGCGAAACTCTTGCGGTTCCTACAAGAAAAGAAAATAGAACGATTAGGTGGTCGACAAGAGATAGACGTTGATGTACGTGTGGTATGTGCGACGAATCAAAACCTTGAAGAAATGGTTGCTGAAAAACAGTTTCGTGAAGATCTGTTTTATCGGGTGAGTGAAATTACCTTAAATATTCCGCCATTGAGAGAGCGCGAGGAAGACACCTTAATATTGGCTCAGTTTTTTCTGCAACGCTATGCGCAAGAGTATAAATCTAACGTAAAAAGCTTTGCTGATGATGCGTTAGATGCAATCAGACATCATAGATGGCCAGGCAATATTCGTGAGTTACAAAATAAAGTAAAAAGCTCTGTGATCATGGCAACAGGCACACAAGTCACCGCAATTGATTTAGGCTTTTTTGATCATGACGGACAAGCATTACAGTTAGATTTAAACTTACGCAAAGTACGTGAACAAGCAGAATCTATTGCGATTCAAAAAGCACATGCGTTGACTGAAGGAAATATGTCTAAATGCGCTGAACTGTTGGGGGTTACAAGACCAACGCTGTACTCGTTAATTGAAAAATATTCATTAACTATTGGCGCAGAATAACAAGTAAACGTGTTATAAAAGGGTAGTATCAAATATTGATACTACCCTTTTAACTCTCGCTAAGTGACTAAATACTTAATTGAGTTGGTATTAGCCCTGTTTTACTGAGCAGCTACTTTTGAGTTTATCCACTTTTTAAGTAATGACCCATCTACAAATTTGAAGTTTTGCGGCCTTTTTGGCATAACATTATGACCATCTTGCACGACAAGTAACCCATCTGGATGTTGACTACCCAAAGCGACGCTAGTAACAGCTAATCCATCGGTTTCCGATGCACCATCTATCTGATTGTTTAGATCTGCTGAAATACGAAATACGCCCAAAAAGCTGTTGTTTTGATTAATAGCATAAACAGCGTAACGGTTATTTCCTTGGCTAGATACAATCAAGTAATGGTTACCGGCAACTGTATATAGCCCCATACCTTCAATATCAGCCTTTACACCGCTATTTAAACCAATAATGAACTCGCTCTTTTGCGTTGAGCCGATGTGTTTTAGCCAAACACCCGTTGCTTCTTCACCATAAAATAACCGCGCTGTTTTATCATCAACTACACACCCCTCAGGTTGAGAAGGTACACGCCATTCCGTCACCTTTTTGCCTTTTATCATAGGTGAATCGAAGCTTAGTTGATATTGCTGAAAGCGGCCATCAGTATCATTAATCCAAACAGAGACCTGTTCATTTATGTTGCTCATACATAAGCCATAAGGATCTGTTAAATCAGTTTTAATGTCGTTAATAAAGGTAGCGTGTCCCGTTGTTTTATCTATGGCAAAAAGGCTGATGCTATTAGTGGTGCGATTACTTGCAGCCGCGATATCAACACGTTTACCTGCAAATTGTATATCGTATCGAATATCAATATTATTAATACGACCAATAGGGATGCTTTGTTTACGTTTTCCTGTTAGA
The Thalassotalea hakodatensis genome window above contains:
- the prsR gene encoding PEP-CTERM-box response regulator transcription factor, yielding MEKLLIVDDDKGIQKQLKWSLSDYESILAADRESAIAAVRRHEPKVVTLDLGLPPDAANASEGLAALDEILRIAPHTKVIVITGNDDRENALKAISMGAYDFYQKPIEPEVINVIVARAFSVASIEEENRLMRAVGGNDIGIVGNSSSIERLRTMVKRIAPTQITALLLGESGTGKEVTANAIHIASERSKKPFIAINCASIPETLLESELFGFEKGAFTGAVRTTKGKIECAEGGTLFLDEIGDMPFNLQAKLLRFLQEKKIERLGGRQEIDVDVRVVCATNQNLEEMVAEKQFREDLFYRVSEITLNIPPLREREEDTLILAQFFLQRYAQEYKSNVKSFADDALDAIRHHRWPGNIRELQNKVKSSVIMATGTQVTAIDLGFFDHDGQALQLDLNLRKVREQAESIAIQKAHALTEGNMSKCAELLGVTRPTLYSLIEKYSLTIGAE